The Burkholderia lata genome contains a region encoding:
- the tuf gene encoding elongation factor Tu — translation MAKGKFERTKPHVNVGTIGHVDHGKTTLTAAITTVLTKKFGGEAKAYDQIDAAPEEKARGITINTAHVEYETANRHYAHVDCPGHADYVKNMITGAAQMDGAILVCSAADGPMPQTREHILLARQVGVPYIIVFLNKCDMVDDAELLELVEMEVRELLSKYDFPGDDTPIVKGSAKLALEGDTGELGEVAIMSLADALDTYIPTPERAVDGAFLMPVEDVFSISGRGTVVTGRVERGIVKVGEEIEIVGIKPTVKTTCTGVEMFRKLLDQGQAGDNVGILLRGTKREDVERGQVLAKPGSITPHTHFTAEVYVLSKDEGGRHTPFFNNYRPQFYFRTTDVTGSIELPKDKEMVMPGDNVSITVKLIAPIAMEEGLRFAIREGGRTVGAGVVAKIIE, via the coding sequence ATGGCAAAAGGTAAATTCGAGCGGACCAAGCCGCACGTGAACGTTGGTACGATTGGTCACGTTGACCACGGCAAGACGACGCTGACGGCAGCGATCACGACGGTTCTGACGAAGAAGTTCGGCGGCGAAGCGAAGGCATACGACCAGATCGACGCGGCACCGGAAGAAAAGGCGCGCGGCATCACGATCAACACGGCGCACGTCGAGTACGAAACGGCTAACCGCCACTACGCACACGTCGACTGCCCGGGCCACGCTGACTATGTGAAGAACATGATCACGGGCGCAGCGCAGATGGACGGCGCGATCCTGGTTTGCTCGGCAGCTGACGGCCCGATGCCGCAGACGCGTGAGCACATCCTGCTGGCGCGTCAGGTTGGCGTTCCGTACATCATCGTGTTCCTGAACAAGTGCGACATGGTGGACGACGCTGAACTGCTCGAGCTGGTCGAGATGGAAGTTCGCGAACTCCTGTCGAAGTACGACTTCCCGGGCGACGACACGCCGATCGTGAAGGGTTCGGCCAAGCTGGCGCTGGAAGGCGACACGGGCGAGCTGGGCGAAGTGGCGATCATGAGCCTGGCCGACGCGCTGGACACGTACATCCCGACGCCGGAGCGTGCAGTTGACGGCGCGTTCCTGATGCCGGTGGAAGACGTGTTCTCGATCTCGGGCCGTGGTACGGTCGTGACGGGTCGCGTTGAGCGCGGCATCGTGAAGGTCGGCGAAGAAATCGAAATCGTCGGTATCAAGCCGACGGTGAAGACGACCTGCACGGGCGTTGAAATGTTCCGCAAGCTGCTGGACCAAGGTCAAGCAGGCGACAACGTTGGTATCCTGCTGCGCGGCACGAAGCGTGAAGACGTGGAGCGTGGCCAGGTTCTGGCGAAGCCGGGTTCGATCACGCCGCACACGCACTTCACGGCTGAAGTGTACGTGCTGAGCAAGGACGAAGGCGGCCGCCACACGCCGTTCTTCAACAACTACCGTCCGCAGTTCTACTTCCGTACGACGGACGTGACGGGCTCGATCGAGCTGCCGAAGGACAAGGAAATGGTGATGCCGGGCGACAACGTGTCGATCACGGTGAAGCTGATTGCACCGATCGCGATGGAAGAAGGTCTGCGCTTCGCAATCCGCGAAGGCGGCCGTACGGTCGGCGCCGGCGTCGTCGCCAAGATCATCGAGTAA
- the rpoC gene encoding DNA-directed RNA polymerase subunit beta' encodes MKALLDLFKQVQQEEVFDAIKIGLASPDKIRSWSFGEVKKPETINYRTFKPERDGLFCAKIFGPIKDYECLCGKYKRLKHRGVICEKCGVEVTLAKVRRERMGHIELASPVAHIWFLKSLPSRLGMVLDMTLRDIERVLYFEAYVVIEPGMTPLKARQIMTEEDYYNKVEEYGDEFRAEMGAEGVRELLRAINIDEQVETLRTELKNTGSEAKIKKYAKRLKVLEAFQRSGIKPEWMILEVLPVLPPELRPLVPLDGGRFATSDLNDLYRRVINRNNRLKRLLELKAPEIIVRNEKRMLQEAVDSLLDNGRRGKAMTGANKRPLKSLADMIKGKGGRFRQNLLGKRVDYSGRSVIVVGPTLKLHQCGLPKLMALELFKPFIFNKLEVMGVATTIKAAKKEVENQTAVVWDILEEVIREHPVMLNRAPTLHRLGIQAFEPVLIEGKAIQLHPLVCAAFNADFDGDQMAVHVPLSLEAQMEARTLMLASNNVLFPANGDPSIVPSQDIVLGLYYATREAVNGKGEGLSFTGVSEVIRAYENKEVELASRVNVRITEMVHNEDTSEGAPPFVPKISLYATTVGRAILSEILPHGLPFSVLNKPLKKKEISRLINTAFRKCGLRATVVFADQLMQSGFRLATRAGISICVDDMLVPPQKETIVGDAAKKVKEYDRQYMSGLVTAQERYNNVVDIWSATSEAVGKAMMEQLSTEPVTDRDGKETRQESFNSIYMMADSGARGSAVQIRQLAGMRGLMAKPDGSIIETPITANFREGLNVLQYFISTHGARKGLADTALKTANSGYLTRRLVDVTQDLVVVEDDCGTSNGVAMKALVEGGEVVEALRDRILGRVAVADVVNPETQETVYESGTLLDETAVEEIERLGIDEVRVRTPLTCETRYGLCAACYGRDLGRGSLVNVGEAVGVIAAQSIGEPGTQLTMRTFHIGGAASRAAVASSVEAKSNGIVRFTATMRYVTNAKGEQIVISRSGEAMITDDFGRERERHKVPYGATLLQLDGVTIKAGTQLATWDPLTRPIITEYGGTVKFENVEEGVTVAKQIDDVTGLSTLVVIDVKRRGSQASKSVRPQVKLLDANGDEVKIPGTEHAVQIGFQVGALITVKDGQQVQVGEVLARIPTEAQKTRDITGGLPRVAELFEARSPKDAGILAEVTGTTSFGKDTKGKQRLVITDLEGNQHEFLIAKEKQVLVHDAQVVNKGEMIVDGPADPHDILRLQGIEALSRYIVDEVQDVYRLQGVKINDKHIEVIVRQMLRRVQITDNGDTRFIPGEQVERSDMLDENDRMIAEDKRPASYDNVLLGITKASLSTDSFISAASFQETTRVLTEAAIMGKRDDLRGLKENVIVGRLIPAGTGLAFHKARKAKESSDRERFDQIAAEEAFDFGTPSAPAEEPQQHPAAE; translated from the coding sequence ATGAAAGCTCTGCTCGATCTATTCAAGCAAGTCCAACAGGAAGAAGTTTTCGACGCGATCAAGATCGGTCTGGCCTCGCCGGACAAGATCCGTTCGTGGTCGTTCGGCGAAGTGAAGAAGCCGGAGACCATCAACTACCGTACGTTCAAGCCGGAACGCGATGGTCTCTTCTGCGCGAAGATCTTCGGGCCGATCAAGGACTACGAGTGCCTGTGCGGCAAGTACAAGCGTCTGAAGCACCGCGGCGTGATCTGCGAGAAGTGCGGCGTCGAAGTGACGCTGGCGAAGGTGCGTCGCGAACGGATGGGCCACATCGAGCTGGCCTCGCCGGTCGCTCACATCTGGTTCCTGAAGTCGCTGCCGTCGCGTCTGGGCATGGTGCTCGACATGACGCTGCGCGACATCGAACGCGTGCTGTACTTCGAAGCCTATGTGGTGATCGAACCGGGCATGACGCCGCTGAAGGCGCGGCAGATCATGACCGAAGAGGATTACTACAACAAGGTCGAGGAATACGGCGACGAATTCCGTGCCGAAATGGGCGCGGAAGGCGTGCGTGAACTGCTGCGCGCGATCAACATCGACGAGCAGGTCGAGACGCTGCGCACCGAGCTGAAGAACACCGGCTCGGAAGCGAAGATCAAGAAGTACGCGAAGCGCCTGAAGGTCCTCGAGGCATTCCAGCGCTCGGGCATCAAGCCCGAGTGGATGATCCTCGAAGTGCTGCCGGTGCTGCCGCCGGAACTGCGTCCGCTCGTGCCGCTGGACGGTGGCCGTTTCGCGACGTCGGACCTGAACGACCTGTATCGCCGCGTGATCAACCGTAACAACCGGTTGAAGCGTCTGCTCGAGCTGAAGGCGCCTGAAATCATCGTCCGCAACGAAAAGCGGATGCTGCAGGAAGCCGTCGACTCGCTGCTCGACAACGGTCGTCGCGGCAAGGCGATGACGGGTGCGAACAAGCGTCCGCTGAAGTCGCTCGCCGACATGATCAAGGGTAAGGGCGGTCGTTTCCGTCAGAACCTGCTGGGCAAGCGCGTCGACTACTCGGGCCGTTCGGTCATCGTGGTCGGCCCGACGCTGAAGCTGCACCAGTGCGGTCTGCCGAAGCTGATGGCGCTCGAACTGTTCAAGCCGTTCATCTTCAACAAGCTGGAAGTGATGGGCGTTGCGACGACCATCAAGGCTGCGAAGAAGGAAGTCGAGAACCAGACGGCTGTGGTGTGGGACATCCTCGAAGAGGTGATCCGCGAGCACCCGGTGATGCTGAACCGTGCGCCGACGCTGCACCGTCTCGGTATCCAGGCATTTGAGCCGGTGCTGATCGAAGGCAAGGCAATTCAGCTGCACCCGCTCGTCTGCGCGGCGTTCAACGCCGACTTCGACGGTGACCAGATGGCCGTTCACGTGCCGCTGTCGCTCGAAGCGCAGATGGAAGCGCGTACGCTGATGCTGGCGTCGAACAACGTCCTGTTCCCGGCCAACGGCGATCCGTCGATCGTGCCGTCGCAGGATATCGTGCTGGGTCTGTACTACGCGACCCGCGAAGCGGTCAACGGCAAGGGCGAAGGCCTGTCGTTCACGGGCGTGTCGGAAGTGATCCGCGCGTACGAGAACAAGGAAGTCGAGCTCGCATCGCGCGTCAACGTGCGGATCACCGAAATGGTCCACAACGAAGACACGTCGGAAGGCGCACCGCCGTTCGTGCCGAAGATCTCGCTGTACGCGACGACCGTCGGTCGCGCGATCCTGTCGGAGATCCTGCCGCACGGCCTGCCGTTCTCGGTGCTGAACAAGCCGCTGAAGAAGAAGGAAATCTCGCGCCTGATCAACACGGCGTTCCGCAAGTGCGGTCTGCGCGCGACGGTGGTGTTTGCCGACCAGCTGATGCAGTCGGGTTTCCGTCTCGCGACGCGTGCCGGCATCTCGATCTGCGTGGACGACATGCTCGTGCCGCCGCAGAAGGAAACGATCGTCGGCGACGCCGCGAAGAAGGTGAAGGAGTACGACCGTCAGTACATGTCGGGTCTCGTCACCGCGCAGGAACGCTACAACAACGTGGTCGACATCTGGTCGGCAACGTCGGAAGCGGTCGGCAAGGCGATGATGGAGCAGCTGTCGACGGAGCCGGTGACGGACCGCGACGGCAAGGAAACGCGCCAGGAATCGTTCAACTCGATCTACATGATGGCCGACTCGGGCGCCCGGGGTTCGGCGGTTCAGATTCGTCAGCTGGCCGGTATGCGAGGCCTGATGGCGAAGCCGGACGGCTCGATTATCGAGACGCCGATTACCGCGAACTTCCGCGAAGGTCTGAACGTGTTGCAGTACTTCATCTCGACCCACGGTGCACGTAAGGGTCTGGCTGATACGGCACTGAAGACCGCGAACTCGGGTTACCTGACGCGTCGTCTCGTCGACGTCACGCAGGATCTGGTCGTGGTGGAAGACGATTGCGGCACGTCGAACGGCGTGGCGATGAAGGCACTCGTCGAAGGCGGTGAAGTCGTCGAAGCGCTGCGTGACCGTATCCTCGGCCGCGTTGCGGTTGCGGACGTCGTGAACCCGGAAACGCAGGAAACGGTGTACGAATCGGGCACGCTGCTCGACGAAACGGCGGTCGAGGAAATCGAACGCCTCGGCATCGACGAAGTGCGCGTTCGCACGCCGCTGACCTGCGAAACGCGTTACGGCCTGTGCGCAGCCTGCTACGGCCGTGACCTCGGCCGCGGCTCGCTCGTGAACGTCGGCGAAGCAGTCGGCGTGATCGCGGCACAGTCGATCGGTGAACCGGGCACGCAGCTGACGATGCGTACGTTCCACATCGGTGGTGCGGCATCGCGTGCGGCAGTGGCTTCGTCGGTCGAAGCGAAGAGCAACGGTATCGTCCGCTTCACGGCGACGATGCGCTACGTTACGAACGCGAAGGGCGAGCAGATCGTCATTTCCCGTTCGGGCGAAGCGATGATCACCGACGACTTCGGTCGCGAGCGCGAGCGTCACAAAGTGCCGTACGGCGCGACGCTGCTGCAGCTCGACGGCGTGACGATCAAGGCAGGCACGCAGCTCGCCACGTGGGATCCGCTGACGCGTCCGATCATCACCGAGTACGGTGGTACGGTGAAGTTCGAGAACGTCGAGGAAGGCGTGACCGTCGCGAAGCAGATCGACGACGTGACCGGCCTGTCGACGCTGGTCGTGATCGACGTGAAGCGTCGTGGCTCGCAAGCTTCGAAGAGCGTGCGTCCGCAGGTCAAGCTGCTCGACGCGAACGGCGACGAAGTGAAGATTCCGGGCACGGAGCACGCAGTGCAGATCGGCTTCCAGGTCGGCGCACTGATCACCGTGAAGGATGGCCAGCAGGTGCAGGTCGGTGAAGTGCTTGCACGTATCCCGACGGAAGCGCAGAAGACGCGTGACATTACCGGCGGTCTGCCGCGGGTGGCGGAACTGTTCGAAGCGCGTTCGCCGAAGGATGCCGGCATTCTCGCGGAAGTCACCGGTACGACGTCGTTCGGTAAGGATACGAAGGGCAAGCAGCGTCTCGTCATCACGGACCTCGAGGGCAACCAGCACGAGTTCCTGATCGCGAAGGAAAAGCAGGTTCTGGTTCACGATGCTCAGGTCGTCAACAAGGGCGAAATGATCGTGGACGGTCCGGCCGATCCGCACGACATCCTGCGTCTGCAGGGTATCGAGGCGCTGTCGCGCTACATCGTCGACGAAGTGCAGGACGTGTATCGTCTGCAGGGCGTGAAGATCAACGACAAGCACATCGAGGTGATCGTTCGCCAGATGCTGCGTCGTGTGCAGATCACCGACAACGGTGATACGCGCTTCATCCCGGGCGAACAGGTCGAGCGTTCCGACATGCTGGACGAGAACGATCGCATGATCGCCGAGGACAAGCGTCCGGCTTCGTACGACAACGTGCTGCTCGGTATCACGAAGGCATCGCTGTCGACCGACTCGTTCATCTCCGCGGCATCGTTCCAGGAAACGACCCGCGTGCTGACCGAAGCGGCGATCATGGGCAAGCGCGACGATCTGCGTGGCCTGAAGGAAAACGTGATCGTCGGCCGTCTGATTCCGGCCGGTACGGGTCTCGCGTTCCACAAGGCACGCAAGGCGAAGGAATCGTCGGATCGCGAGCGTTTCGACCAGATCGCAGCGGAAGAGGCATTCGACTTCGGCACGCCGAGCGCGCCGGCAGAAGAGCCGCAGCAACACCCGGCAGCCGAGTAA
- the fusA gene encoding elongation factor G, translating into MARKTPIERYRNIGISAHIDAGKTTTTERILFYTGVNHKIGEVHDGAATMDWMEQEQERGITITSAATTAFWKGMGGNYPEHRINIIDTPGHVDFTIEVERSMRVLDGACMVYCAVGGVQPQSETVWRQANKYKVPRLAFVNKMDRTGANFFKVYDQLRLRLKANPVPVVVPIGAEEGFKGVVDLIKMKAIIWDEASQGTKFDYVDIPAELVDTCNEWREKMVEAAAESNEDLMNKYLEAGELSEAEIVKGLRDRTIACEIQPMLCGTAFKNKGVQRMLDAVIDFLPSPVDIPPVTGELENGEKTERRASDDEKFSALAFKIMTDPFVGQLIFFRVYSGVVNSGDTLLNATKDKKERLGRILQMHANQREEIKEVRAGDIAAAVGLKEATTGDTLCDPAHPIVLERMIFPEPVISQAVEPKTKADQEKMGLALNRLAQEDPSFRVQTDEESGQTIISGMGELHLEILVDRMKREFGVEATVGKPQVAYRETIRKSAADVEGKFVKQSGGRGQYGHAVITLERSELGKGYEFVDAIKGGVIPREYIPSVDKGIQETLKSGVLAGFPVVDVKVTLTFGSYHDVDSNENAFRMAGSMAFKEAMRRADPVLLEPMMAVEVETPEDFMGNVMGDLSGRRGIIQGMDDMVGGGKIVRAEVPLSEMFGYSTSLRSLTQGRATYTMEFKHYAEAPKNVAEAIISAKTK; encoded by the coding sequence GTGGCTCGCAAGACTCCTATCGAGCGCTACCGCAATATCGGTATTAGCGCTCACATCGACGCCGGCAAAACGACGACGACCGAGCGCATTCTGTTTTACACCGGTGTGAACCACAAGATCGGTGAAGTCCACGACGGCGCAGCCACGATGGACTGGATGGAGCAGGAGCAGGAGCGTGGCATCACGATCACGTCCGCTGCTACCACCGCCTTCTGGAAGGGCATGGGCGGCAACTATCCGGAACACCGCATCAACATCATCGACACCCCGGGCCACGTCGACTTCACGATTGAAGTCGAGCGCTCGATGCGCGTGCTCGACGGCGCGTGCATGGTGTACTGCGCAGTGGGCGGCGTGCAGCCGCAGTCGGAAACGGTGTGGCGCCAGGCGAACAAGTACAAGGTGCCGCGTCTCGCGTTCGTCAACAAGATGGACCGTACCGGCGCGAACTTCTTCAAGGTCTACGACCAGCTCCGTCTGCGCCTGAAGGCGAACCCGGTTCCGGTCGTGGTGCCGATCGGTGCGGAAGAAGGCTTCAAGGGTGTCGTCGACCTGATCAAGATGAAGGCGATCATTTGGGACGAGGCATCGCAAGGTACCAAGTTCGACTACGTCGACATCCCGGCGGAACTCGTCGACACGTGCAACGAATGGCGTGAAAAGATGGTCGAAGCGGCTGCAGAGTCGAACGAAGACCTGATGAACAAGTACCTGGAAGCAGGCGAGCTGTCGGAAGCCGAGATCGTCAAGGGTCTGCGTGACCGTACGATCGCGTGCGAAATCCAGCCGATGCTGTGCGGTACCGCGTTCAAGAACAAGGGCGTGCAACGTATGCTCGACGCCGTGATCGATTTCCTGCCGTCGCCGGTCGACATCCCGCCGGTTACGGGTGAACTCGAAAATGGCGAGAAGACGGAACGCCGTGCGTCCGACGACGAGAAGTTCTCGGCACTCGCGTTCAAGATCATGACCGACCCGTTCGTCGGCCAGCTGATCTTCTTCCGCGTCTACTCGGGCGTCGTCAATTCGGGCGACACGCTGCTCAATGCGACCAAGGACAAGAAAGAGCGTCTCGGCCGTATTCTGCAGATGCACGCGAACCAGCGCGAAGAAATCAAGGAAGTTCGCGCAGGCGACATCGCTGCTGCGGTCGGCCTGAAGGAAGCGACCACGGGCGACACGCTGTGCGATCCGGCACATCCGATCGTGCTCGAACGCATGATTTTCCCGGAGCCGGTGATTTCGCAGGCCGTCGAGCCGAAGACGAAGGCTGACCAGGAGAAGATGGGCCTGGCGCTGAACCGTCTCGCTCAGGAAGATCCGTCGTTCCGCGTGCAGACCGACGAAGAATCGGGTCAAACCATCATTTCGGGTATGGGCGAGCTCCACCTCGAAATTCTGGTCGACCGGATGAAGCGCGAATTCGGCGTGGAAGCGACCGTCGGCAAGCCGCAGGTGGCGTACCGCGAAACCATTCGCAAGTCGGCCGCGGACGTCGAAGGCAAGTTCGTCAAGCAGTCGGGTGGTCGTGGTCAGTACGGCCATGCGGTCATCACGCTCGAGCGCAGCGAACTGGGCAAGGGCTACGAGTTCGTCGACGCGATCAAGGGCGGCGTGATTCCGCGCGAATACATCCCGTCGGTTGACAAGGGTATCCAGGAAACGCTGAAGAGCGGCGTGCTGGCAGGCTTCCCGGTTGTCGACGTGAAGGTCACGCTGACGTTCGGTTCGTACCACGACGTCGACTCGAACGAAAATGCGTTCCGCATGGCCGGTTCGATGGCGTTCAAGGAAGCGATGCGTCGTGCTGATCCGGTTCTGCTCGAGCCGATGATGGCCGTGGAAGTGGAAACGCCGGAAGACTTCATGGGCAACGTGATGGGCGACCTGTCGGGTCGTCGCGGCATCATCCAGGGCATGGATGACATGGTCGGCGGCGGCAAGATCGTGCGCGCCGAAGTGCCGTTGTCGGAAATGTTCGGCTACTCCACGTCGCTGCGTTCGCTGACGCAGGGTCGCGCAACGTACACGATGGAGTTCAAGCACTACGCTGAAGCTCCGAAGAACGTTGCAGAAGCGATCATCAGCGCGAAGACGAAGTAA
- the rpsG gene encoding 30S ribosomal protein S7 translates to MPRRREVPKREVLPDPKFGNVDVAKFMNMLMLSGKKSVAERIVYGAFEQIQTKGGKDPLEVFTVALNNVKPVVEVKSRRVGGANYQVPVEVRPSRRMALAMRWLREAAKKRSEKSMALRLAGELSEAAEGRGGAMKKRDEVHRMAEANRAFSHFRF, encoded by the coding sequence ATGCCGCGTCGTCGCGAAGTCCCCAAGCGGGAAGTGTTGCCGGATCCGAAGTTCGGTAACGTTGATGTAGCCAAGTTCATGAACATGCTGATGCTGTCCGGCAAGAAGTCGGTCGCAGAGCGCATCGTTTATGGCGCATTCGAACAAATCCAGACCAAGGGTGGCAAGGACCCGCTGGAAGTGTTCACGGTTGCGCTCAACAACGTCAAGCCGGTGGTCGAAGTGAAGAGCCGTCGCGTTGGTGGTGCCAACTATCAAGTTCCGGTCGAAGTGCGCCCGTCGCGTCGTATGGCATTGGCGATGCGCTGGCTGCGTGAGGCTGCGAAGAAGCGTAGCGAGAAGTCGATGGCCCTGCGCCTGGCAGGTGAACTCTCCGAAGCGGCCGAAGGCCGTGGCGGCGCGATGAAGAAGCGCGACGAAGTTCACCGCATGGCAGAAGCCAACCGCGCGTTCTCGCATTTCCGTTTCTAA
- the recQ gene encoding DNA helicase RecQ produces the protein MSRALEILDEVFGYPAFRGQQGEIVEHVAGGGDCLVLMPTGGGKSLCYQIPALLRREAGQGAGIVVSPLIALMQDQVAALREVGVRAAYLNSTLSGAEAAATERALREGEIDLLYVAPERLMTGRFLDLIERAKIGLFAIDEAHCVSQWGHDFRPEYIQLSVLHERFPSVPRIALTATADAITRDEIIHRLALDDARVFVSSFDRPNIRYRIVEKDNARSQLLDFIRAEHTNADGTTDAGVVYCLSRRKVEETAEWLKAQGVRALPYHAGMEFEVRQKHQEMFQREEGIVMCATIAFGMGIDKPDVRFVAHLDLPKSVEGYYQETGRAGRDGMPANAWMAYGLGDVVQQRKMIDESDADDAHKRVQTSKLDALLGLCETISCRRVRLLNYFGEESKPCGNCDTCIEPPASWDATREAQMALSCVFRAQRASGFNFGSSHLIEILRGGRTEKVLQRGHDQLTTFGIGASLSEPEWRAIFRQLVAYGFLAVDHGGFGALVLTEAAKPVLKNEEKVTLRRYVKPQRTRQSSSRSGTRVDPTAGMGTRERARWDALRAWRAETAKTDGVPAYVIFHDATLAEIARNAPESIDDLRHIPGMGVRKLERFGDEIIDVVESA, from the coding sequence ATGTCCCGCGCCCTCGAAATCCTCGACGAAGTATTTGGTTATCCCGCATTTCGCGGCCAGCAGGGCGAGATCGTCGAGCACGTCGCCGGCGGCGGCGATTGCCTCGTGCTGATGCCGACCGGCGGCGGCAAGTCGTTGTGCTACCAGATTCCGGCGCTGCTGCGCCGCGAGGCCGGGCAGGGCGCCGGCATCGTCGTGTCGCCGTTGATCGCGCTGATGCAGGACCAGGTCGCCGCACTGAGGGAAGTGGGCGTGCGCGCCGCGTACCTGAATTCGACGCTGTCGGGTGCCGAGGCCGCGGCGACCGAGCGCGCGCTGCGCGAAGGTGAAATCGATCTGCTCTACGTCGCGCCGGAACGCCTGATGACGGGGCGCTTCCTCGACCTGATCGAGCGCGCGAAGATCGGGCTGTTCGCGATCGACGAAGCGCACTGCGTGTCGCAATGGGGGCACGATTTCCGTCCGGAATACATCCAGCTGTCGGTGCTGCACGAGCGATTCCCGTCGGTGCCGCGCATCGCACTGACCGCCACGGCCGATGCGATCACGCGCGACGAGATCATCCATCGCCTCGCGCTCGACGACGCGCGCGTGTTCGTGTCGAGCTTCGACCGCCCGAACATCCGCTACCGGATCGTCGAAAAGGACAACGCGCGGTCGCAGCTGCTCGATTTCATCCGCGCCGAACACACGAATGCCGACGGCACGACGGATGCGGGCGTCGTCTATTGCCTGTCGCGCCGCAAGGTCGAGGAAACGGCCGAATGGCTGAAGGCGCAGGGCGTGCGCGCGCTGCCGTATCACGCGGGGATGGAGTTCGAGGTGCGGCAAAAGCACCAGGAAATGTTCCAGCGCGAGGAGGGCATCGTGATGTGCGCGACGATCGCGTTCGGCATGGGCATCGACAAGCCGGACGTGCGCTTCGTCGCGCACCTGGATCTGCCGAAGAGCGTCGAAGGCTACTACCAGGAAACGGGCCGCGCCGGCCGCGACGGGATGCCCGCGAATGCGTGGATGGCGTACGGTCTGGGCGACGTCGTCCAGCAGCGCAAGATGATCGATGAGTCCGATGCGGACGACGCGCACAAGCGCGTCCAGACGTCGAAGCTCGACGCGCTGCTCGGGCTGTGCGAGACGATCTCGTGCCGTCGCGTGCGGCTGTTGAACTACTTCGGCGAGGAGAGCAAGCCGTGCGGCAACTGCGACACCTGCATCGAGCCGCCGGCTTCGTGGGACGCCACGCGTGAAGCGCAGATGGCGCTGTCCTGCGTGTTCCGCGCGCAGCGCGCGAGCGGTTTCAATTTCGGCTCGAGCCACCTGATCGAGATCCTGCGCGGCGGGCGCACCGAGAAGGTGTTGCAGCGCGGCCACGACCAGCTCACGACGTTCGGGATCGGCGCGTCGCTGTCGGAACCCGAGTGGCGCGCGATTTTCCGTCAGCTCGTCGCGTACGGCTTCCTGGCCGTCGATCACGGCGGCTTCGGCGCGCTCGTGCTGACCGAGGCCGCGAAGCCCGTGCTGAAGAACGAGGAGAAGGTCACGCTGCGCCGCTACGTGAAGCCGCAGCGCACGCGCCAGTCGTCGAGCCGCAGCGGTACGCGCGTCGATCCGACGGCCGGCATGGGCACGCGTGAGCGCGCACGGTGGGATGCGCTGCGCGCCTGGCGTGCGGAAACGGCGAAGACGGACGGCGTGCCGGCCTACGTGATCTTCCACGATGCGACGCTCGCCGAGATCGCGCGCAACGCGCCGGAGTCGATCGACGACCTGCGCCATATCCCCGGCATGGGCGTGCGCAAGCTGGAGCGCTTCGGCGACGAGATCATCGACGTCGTCGAATCGGCCTGA
- the rpsJ gene encoding 30S ribosomal protein S10 has protein sequence MQQQKIRIRLKAFDYRLIDQSAAEIVDTAKRTGAIVRGPVPLPTRIQRFDILRSPHVNKTSRDQLEIRTHQRLMDIVDPTDKTVDALMKLDLPAGVDVEIKLQ, from the coding sequence ATGCAGCAACAGAAAATCCGCATTCGCCTGAAGGCATTCGACTATCGTCTGATCGATCAATCGGCTGCCGAAATCGTCGATACCGCGAAGCGGACTGGCGCAATCGTCCGTGGCCCGGTGCCGCTGCCGACGCGCATTCAGCGTTTTGACATCCTGCGTTCGCCGCACGTCAACAAGACGTCGCGTGATCAGCTCGAAATCCGTACCCACCAGCGCCTGATGGACATCGTCGATCCGACCGACAAGACGGTTGACGCGCTGATGAAGCTCGACCTGCCGGCTGGCGTCGACGTGGAAATCAAGCTGCAGTAA
- the rpsL gene encoding 30S ribosomal protein S12: MPTINQLVRKGRQSETTKSKSPALQDCPQRRGVCTRVYTTTPKKPNSALRKVAKVRLTNGFEVISYIGGEGHNLQEHSVVLIRGGRVKDLPGVRYHMVRGSLDTQGVKDRKQARSKYGAKRAKAAK; encoded by the coding sequence ATGCCAACCATCAACCAACTGGTTCGCAAAGGCCGTCAGTCGGAAACGACGAAGAGCAAGAGCCCGGCCCTGCAGGACTGCCCCCAGCGTCGCGGCGTGTGCACCCGTGTGTACACGACGACGCCGAAGAAGCCGAACTCGGCACTCCGTAAGGTCGCCAAGGTTCGTCTGACGAACGGCTTCGAAGTGATTTCGTACATCGGCGGTGAAGGCCACAACCTGCAGGAACACTCGGTTGTGCTGATCCGCGGCGGCCGTGTGAAGGACTTGCCGGGTGTGCGTTACCACATGGTTCGCGGCTCGCTGGATACCCAGGGCGTCAAGGACCGTAAGCAAGCGCGCTCGAAGTACGGCGCGAAGCGTGCAAAGGCTGCCAAGTAA